The DNA sequence TGAGCTCTCCTGCTAAACTGCCAACCCACAACTGTGGCTCTCCACTTAGGCCCAAGCAGAGAGGCAGGCCTCCCTGCGGCTGCGCTCTCAGTGCGTGACACAATGCAAACTCACTTGGGATACAATACACAATTGCCGTGGGAGCTGGAGTATGGAGGTTGCGTTCTGATCTGCGTTTGGCTGCCGCTCTTGGGCCATGGCACATATCAGCAGAACTGCAAGAGAAGGGAGTTTAAACCCCGATTAGAAAACCTCACTGCCAAGGGGAGTTGCAGCTCATGCGCTTGTCGCCTAGGAGAAGATAGGGATCCAGGTGATGATCTTGTTTCTCAAGCTGGCAAGGGCTTGGGGACTTTGCAGAGGCAGGGCTCGGCCCCTGGAGCAGGGGCTAAACGGAGCTCCCCTTTGAATCTCTCAGCTGTGGCGCTGGCACTTTGTAGTGGTGCCTTTTCTGCTCACCATTAACGGGTAGTGAGATTTCTGCTCACATCCGAGTTCTGCGCACAGCATAAAAGAGCAGTTTTAAAATCCTAAATGTTGTCATCACCACCATCTCTTGGAGGGGCACAGGGAGCATGGAAAGCACTGTGAAGTTGGTCATGACAGAACAGGGGATGTGAGGAGGGAGACAGGGAATGAGAAAGTGAGACATGACCCCAGCTGGTCTGCAGAGATGGGATGAACCCAGGAGCTCTTGcctctgtgctgggaggaaagatCACTTGCTAGAGCCAGTCAGTGTTTGGCAAGCACCTCTGAGGACAGCAGCTAAGCATCTGCAGTGTCGTGGGTGCAGCTACCCTAACACCCCTCAGTGCCAGTAATATCCTTGGTGTGCTACCTTCCAGCGATTCCCACACTCGTTGCACACGACGAAGGTGGTCATGGGCTCATCAGAGCTGCGGGTCTGCACCTGCAGGAGGACACAAGGGAAATGAGAGCTAAGCATCACACGTGGCCTCATGGCGGGAGCTCCTTGTGCATTTAGCCACCAGGGATCCTTGCTGGCCATCTGGTCACTGTCAGAAATCATTGAGCAACCAAGGCCTGGGAGGGCAAAAGGAGCCTACATGTAAAATGAATCTGATTATTGTTTTACACACAAATATACACCTATATATATATGGTCTCACACTCCTAGGAGACTTTCCAATTCCGTAGCTAAGCCAGGCTTCACGTTctattgaaaatgtttgtttagATCATTTAAGCATGAACAACATATTAGATAACTGCCATCAACAGCTGCCTGCCAGCACGCCCAGTGACCAGTGGGTACACACTAGAGCAGCCCAACTTTCCAGTACCGAAAGGCCACGGTTAGGGACTGGAGGGCTACCTCACCAGGCACAAAAATGTACACACGAGCGGCATCTGCACATCCACCTACAGCAGAGAAATTGCTCCCCACGCCAGGAGCACCCCAAGGAAATTACACTGCTGCAAGAGATCCCCTTGCCTACTCCAGAGCCTTCCACGAGCACCAGACCAGCTCCAGCTCACACAGGGTTAGTCTGCTCAGAAGACAGCCTGTCCTTTCTGGTTGTGACAATGGCAGCAGCAAGCAGATGGTGCCACCAGTGTTCAGTGGCTGCTATTCAAGGAGACTCCATCTAAGGACCCCTCTCTAGCCTGACACCCCCTGAGTGATGGGCGCTGGAGCAGCAGAGCGGTCCCTCCTCACCCCTTTTGCTGCCCGTTCCTTGGGGTAGCTCTGGAGGTGCACATACCCACAGCTGGTCCCTCTCCACACTATTCCCAGGGACTGGATGCAGTCAGCTCTGAAACTACAAAACTCTCAGCCCATCAAGCACGTGTTCCAACAGCAACGTGTAAAAAAGCACTCAAGCCATTCCCTTCCACATACCAGTCCTACATCCCAGCCTCACAGGAACTCAGTCTGGGTTACCAGGTTCTGCACATTTCTAGTCTGTTTTGTGTTTGAGTCATTAAGGAGCTCTGATATTTAACCCAGATGTGACTGCTGCCTCTGATCGGCTCTTGCCAGACACACATTgctaaaaatcagattttcatgGCATTTAAATACTACAAGGCAGCGGGTTTACACTGAAAATACTGGCACTCCCTGCATAAATCAGGCAGCAGAACTATGCTGAGGGGTAATTATGGTGATCTATGTATGTAATTACCAAATGTGCAGAGTCACAGTATTTGCAGGATGCAAATTAAGCATGTTTTGCAAGCATGCTGGATAGCTAAATTCTGTAATTCTCACTCAATGTTACTGCTTAGCTCTGAATGTTTTCATAAACATCAGTTCATCTACTTGAAAGTTAGAACATCTCAGTCACCAGACAACATTTGGTGACTGTCTTTTCATTGGAAAActaacaaaaatacagaaaacttttTGATATTTACATTTAGAAGATCCTGTCCTGACCTGCTCCAATACGAGGCGGTCAGACTCCAGTCCACTTCAAGGGAAGCTAGGGTCCCACAGGCAGCTGATGCAACCGAGACAGACGGTTCAGTCAGTACTTCTGGCTGACTTACTGGGACGTGCTCGCAGAGCGAGGCCTCTCGCCTGAGCCAGCCTTTGGGATGCGAGACTGCTGCTCAGCCAAAGGAAAACCCCTGGTCAGCTGCCTGgctcacatctgttcttgcacGTTACAACCAAGCACGTTAAGGGATTTCACTCAGCGCTTGCACACACAGTTTGTATGTACCCACTCAGCAAATGTAGCAGAGCAAAAGTGTGGTTGCTGTTGCATTTCGGGGTATCTACACATTCTAAAAATCTGACTCAGAGCAAAGGCACATTTATCTCCAGATGCCTGGAGTGGACACGGGAACCAAAAAGCACTGGCAATGCATGAGGTTTCTAGTAGCTGTCCATCAAGGAGAACAAGTGCCCTCTGACTGCTCACACTATGGCTTTGTTCATTCTTTATTATAATGTTCCATCTGTTATATGTTGTTTGATTTTAAATAAGTCAGGATTTGTCCAGCTGCAGCTTGTCTACATTCTTAATTCGCACTTTTAATACCACCGACGTGCCTGCCTTGGTCTCTGCAGTCTCTCTTCTCTGCATTACCTACTCCTCTTTCTTTCCCGAATCTACACTTCTCTAAGATCTTCCCAGCACCTGCTTTCAGTGCGAAGCTCTCTCAAGCTGCTCAGCAAGCAGCACCACCACATATAAACTCCTGAAAGCTTCCTTGCTGGCTGGTGATGCATAACTCCTGCTCTTCCAGATGCAAATCAGCATTTGCACAAATGggcaaaataatttctgtaagCTTCAAGGGAGAGATGTGTACAAAATCATCAACACCATGTTTTAGAAAGCCTGAATGTGCAAAAAGCTTCTCCCCATCGGTGGCAAAATTTGTCCCATGCTGCAGGGCCTGACACACAGCAGTAGGAGCTCAGGACCACGACAGATCATGTCCTGTGCAGAGGTCAGTGGTGTGGGGGCTGTAGGAGCCAGAAGACTAACCTGAGTGTAGGTGCAGTTCTTCTTCTTGCATTTCCCACAGGTGAAGAGGTCAGTCTGCGTCCCTCCCGTCTTGGCCATCTGATGCTCCCGGATTGCTTCTTTCGTCATGGCTTTCCTGATTTCTTTCAGCTCGTTACTGgccatttcctttcaaaaaagcaataaaatcacATCTGTGCAGTTTTACCACCACACCCACTGCAGGGGAAAGAAACAACAGGGCAGGATGGCTTAACGGATAGGTAATAAGCCAGAAAGCCTTTCGTTTCTGGTTATTGGTTGATATCTAGCCCCCTTCCATGATCTAAAGTCCCAAAAGACTACTCTCCACATTGAAAATCCCATTGCTAACTTCCTCCCCATGCACTCTGGCAGCAGCTGCTGAGCTGCACCTCAAGAGATGTGCAGCCCTGTCAGCAGATCAACTTCTGGCTTCAAGCTAATCCATATGACACAGCCCCTGCAAGAAACGAACCCTGCTCTGGCTTCCTCACCTCTGAGGTCATCACCGCGATCTGCTCAGGGGTAATTGCCCCACACAGCACGTTCTTTTTCAGCTCAGGATTTTTGGAGTCCTTCAGATTCGAGATGCGGCTCCTCACTCGGTTTTTGTACTTCATGTCAGTGTTCTTGATATCTTGGTATATGCGTGCATGGCAGTCAAGGAGCTTGCAATCAACCCAGAGAACTCCAAGCACTTTCAACACCATTCACTTACAGCAGGGAGTGTTACTGCTGCCAGGACACAGAGGAGGGTGCTGGGATCCAAAGACAGTGTCTGTTCTAGGAGGTTAACACTGGATTTGAGAACAGGTTTATGCAGTCCCAGAGTCCAGGGGCTTTCAATCCTTCTGGGCTTTTCCCTGTGCTGGAAATAATCTTTACTTTCAGTTACGTTCGGGTTCCTCTACCTGATCTTTTTCTCAGCAAGGCAGCCACATGACCCTCCACTAACAGAATCCAGCTGCACCTCCCATCCCATAGCTCCCATACCAAGCAATCTCCCGGCTTATCTCAAATCTACATGCAACTTGCTCCTCACTGCTCCATCTTCCCCATTGCTTTTGCCCCATGTCAGCATACTCTCCTCAGTAGGGAGGCATAGGGAAGTTGCATGTACctggaagcagagctgggagcaggaaaTAGCATTTTGGCAGGATGGAGAAATTGAGGCTTGAAAGTCCATTATGGTGCGAACAGGGAGGAAATAACTGTGTCAGTCACACCAGCAGGGGGTCAGCCCTGAGCTCCCAAGACCACACTGGTGTTTCCTTAGTGATTCAGGACTCAGCCAAGCAGAGCTGGAACCCGACCCAGAGCCCCGACAAGCAGAGTTGCACCACAACATTCATACAAGGAAAGCAGAGTGTCCCATTTTTCCTCTGAGCTCATTAATTTCATGGCCTGGAGGTTCCACTCACGCAGGCCCTTGAGAAAGCCCCATATAGTAAGGATATATTCTTCGATCTGGGCTGCTATGTGCTCACAGTCAGCGCCAATGGCAACATAGTCATCTGTAAGACAAGAGGAACATGAGGTCAATTACTTCCAACCAGGCAACCATATTTCTGAGATACAAATCTAGGTAGTTTGTTATTTTGATTTACGTGCTCCTGACATCAAATGGCATCTTGGCCTTTGCTCTAGGTATCCTTTGACTCTTTTGAAAAGAGCAGTGATAAAAATAGACAAATCCAGCCAGTTTATGCCCTCTGCCTCTCTGCTAGATAGACTGCACTGGACCAAAGCCAACAAGAACCTGGCTCCCGATAAATACAGTTTTCCAATATCCAGTATAGTCCTGGTATAGCTGAAGTCAAGCACATACTGCCAGAAATTGATTCTCAGCAGACACTGGTGTCAATGAGCAGTAGCTCCACTCAGATCAACAAACTGATAAGGCCTGAAAATATGTAGTGTTGGAGTCGAGCCTTCATTTCTCTTCTCAGCTCAGTGCTCCATCTCACCTTACCTTTTCTTTCACACACCTCTTCTTGTCAATTAAACAGCATGATACAGAGCACAGTAACTGTAGGAGTTTGGACACTGGTTATGTTAACCCATATCATAAAGCAGGGGCAGGTAGAGCAGAGCAGGGCTAAGCTAAGCAGAGCAACAGAGTTGAGGAGACTATTTCACAGGCTCCGTATAGCAAGGGTTTTGCTAAGAGTTACACAAAGTATGTAATgcaacatatatatacacatacacaggaAGGCTAGAAATGATGACTTCCTGAACCTCTCTATCTGTCGTCTACATTCCTTGGCTCCAAATTAATATAGCTCTGCAGTGCTTAGACAAGCCCCAATTTTCCAAAGGTACCTGCAATTTGGATACAAGCATGTGAGGTATTTTGAGGTATTTAAGATGTGGCTTTCAGAGATGCTGAGCACCTGCAGTTGCATCTGATTTCAGATGGTACAACCTGAGTGAGGAGGGACGAATTCCAGCCCAGTCCACAGAGGACCACAGTCTTTGAGGGGCTCCGGTCTGCATGGACAGAGGAGTCTCAAGTGCAGAACAGGACTGGCATAAACTCTATTACTGACAAAATCCCATATATTAAATTACAGCTTCATTTTGTGCCCCAAGGGGAAGTAGAGATGTCAGCTTCACTATACAGCAATCAGACAAGACTGAGACcgagaaagggaggaaaatatCTGCACACCTGCAGATCGAACTTCTGATCTTATGATTCCTGCTTTGTACTGAAAAGGCAACTCCACCAAACCTCTTGGCTTAGCTAACAGAGCAGAGCACTCCTGTTTGCACATACAACTCCTAACAGCCATAGCCTGACACATTGCCATGGACCCAGCTCAAGTCAGGTTCATATGGAGGTGTCTGGAAATGCTGCAATGCCAGCAAACCTAACAAAGGGGTGACCAGCAGCTGGACTGAGCTAGATGGCAGTAATCCTTCAATGAGGCTGCTCCAGAGGAGCATATCTGAGAGGAGCCTAATTTGGCACTGACCTACATGCGGAGATCTCTCTGTCAGGATGCACCAGGAGCTGTGAAGCACATTAGACAACACAAGGTTTCCTCCATTACTTACCATCAGCCTGTAGAGCAGTTGTCAACATTTCTCTGCATTTGTTGCGGACAGCATCGCAGGTGACGGGTGCTGGAGGGAAGGTGGTGATTTTGGGGGTGGTCGGAGTCTTCGGAGGCTCCTGCCTTTTGTTGGAGCTAAAAGAGAAACTTCACCTGTCAGAATGTCTCAGTTCAGGCCACTGAGAGCAGTGAAgggatcagcaggcatgtggcCAAGCACCCTGTTAATTATAATACAAAACCAGTCAGAGGAAAACAGTGCAAAGATACATGCCCCAAATCAGCATACAGCACAGTACAGCAGTCAACATCATCAGTCCAGACACGAGCTCTCCTGTGGACTCTAATGTTTTAATCCATTAAGCAGACCTGCTAACCACATCACAACTACTGGACCACTGGACATCAGCCGAAAATATTATGAAGCCGTTGGACATTGTCAGTAACTCAGACAGGCTCAGAACTTCCTGTGACCACCAACGCTCGCTTGGTCTGGTATCATAGCGCGCAGATACATGGTTTGCCATTTCTCTCCTACTTCACAGAACACTGAGACCCCCCAAGATATGATAAATATATTCTCCATCCTTAACCACTCTCCGAAGAAAGGGAGCAGAAGACACCACTAGGGTTAATCTCAGCAGGTGCTGAGCTGGTTCTCAACTCACATCCTTCACTACCGAGATGTCAGCAGTGGGGAAGAAGAACAGttaaacaaaaaagcactccAGCTCTCTATAGCTGACAAGGCGTGCAGCACGCTGCCTGCTGGGCACAAATCAGAGAATGCTACACGAACCCCTCCAGAAAAAGGAGCTGTAAAGAACCAGTCCTGCAGCTTCCatgctaagaaaaagaaagaaaatggctcCTTCAGCtctggtatttttaaaaacacagcataACACATCAGAGGGTCTTTTATTTTCCCTATAGCTCTGGACAAGACTTTTGATTACTCATCTCACAGAAGAGCATCCCTGCATGACCACACGCAGTTCACACAGGTGCCAGGCTGACAGAGGACAAATAAATAGTGCTTCACTTGCAAAAAGAACTTCATTTTCCACCTGCAAGCAATTGTGGGCACAGGCCAGGGAACATAAACATCTGTCTGTTGTGACTGTGCGTCAGTCAGGCCATTTGCCAGGGGGAGCCAGCCAAAAGGCCCATAATCACAGCCCAGACCTGCATGCACAATTACCGCACGATGCAGGCAAGCTGAAGCACCGCATGGGCTCAGCTTGCACGTACCACTGTGAGATCCGCATGCCAGAGGAGTAACTTCACAGGGCAGTTC is a window from the Apteryx mantelli isolate bAptMan1 chromosome 18, bAptMan1.hap1, whole genome shotgun sequence genome containing:
- the TCEA2 gene encoding transcription elongation factor A protein 2 isoform X3, giving the protein MGGEDEIVRIAKRLDKMVAKKSADGAMDLLKELKSMPMTLDLLQSTRIGMSVNALRKQSTDEEVISLAKSLIKSWKKLLDASEEKSEEKKKNLSLPTSSSKETNSRDQSSNKRQEPPKTPTTPKITTFPPAPVTCDAVRNKCREMLTTALQADDDYVAIGADCEHIAAQIEECIYQDIKNTDMKYKNRVRSRISNLKDSKNPELKKNVLCGAITPEQIAVMTSEEMASNELKEIRKAMTKEAIREHQMAKTGGTQTDLFTCGKCKKKNCTYTQVQTRSSDEPMTTFVVCNECGNRWKFC
- the TCEA2 gene encoding transcription elongation factor A protein 2 isoform X1, whose product is MGGEDEIVRIAKRLDKMVAKKSADGAMDLLKELKSMPMTLDLLQSTRIGMSVNALRKQSTDEEVISLAKSLIKSWKKLLDASEEKSEEKKKNLSLPTSSSKETNSRDQSSNKRQEPPKTPTTPKITTFPPAPVTCDAVRNKCREMLTTALQADDDYVAIGADCEHIAAQIEECIYQDIKNTDMKYKNRVRSRISNLKDSKNPELKKNVLCGAITPEQIAVMTSEEMASNELKEIRKAMTKEAIREHQMAKTGGTQTDLFTCGKCKKKNCTYTQVQTRSSDEPMTTFVVCNECGNRWKVAHQGYYWH
- the TCEA2 gene encoding transcription elongation factor A protein 2 isoform X2 — protein: MILFVLVQVPRQQARWQEIVMEDGAMDLLKELKSMPMTLDLLQSTRIGMSVNALRKQSTDEEVISLAKSLIKSWKKLLDASEEKSEEKKKNLSLPTSSSKETNSRDQSSNKRQEPPKTPTTPKITTFPPAPVTCDAVRNKCREMLTTALQADDDYVAIGADCEHIAAQIEECIYQDIKNTDMKYKNRVRSRISNLKDSKNPELKKNVLCGAITPEQIAVMTSEEMASNELKEIRKAMTKEAIREHQMAKTGGTQTDLFTCGKCKKKNCTYTQVQTRSSDEPMTTFVVCNECGNRWKVAHQGYYWH
- the TCEA2 gene encoding transcription elongation factor A protein 2 isoform X4, producing the protein MDLLKELKSMPMTLDLLQSTRIGMSVNALRKQSTDEEVISLAKSLIKSWKKLLDASEEKSEEKKKNLSLPTSSSKETNSRDQSSNKRQEPPKTPTTPKITTFPPAPVTCDAVRNKCREMLTTALQADDDYVAIGADCEHIAAQIEECIYQDIKNTDMKYKNRVRSRISNLKDSKNPELKKNVLCGAITPEQIAVMTSEEMASNELKEIRKAMTKEAIREHQMAKTGGTQTDLFTCGKCKKKNCTYTQVQTRSSDEPMTTFVVCNECGNRWKVAHQGYYWH